The Populus nigra chromosome 4, ddPopNigr1.1, whole genome shotgun sequence genome contains the following window.
CGTAAACAATTGAAAGACTAGGATTGATAAACAATGATAAATGGGTTAGCGAGCAGTGAGTATGACTCTTTTCGATATCGAAATGtcattgaaattatatatatatatatatatatatatatatatatatatatatatattttatcattttatcatttaatattgaattggttgaaaattgagtttcatgttattttttttcctgattgaGTAATCTCTGTTTCATGGTCTGAGTCacggatttaaaaaaataacctggattaacattgtttttttaccttttttttttactttaattttttttaatttattaatattgaatctgttaaaaattgaaattcctgatctttttctgtttttttttctacggTCTCATGTGACTACAATCTACtcataaactaaacaaatatcacAATTAATCATTTAATTCCCAAAATATAGAGTGACTACAATTTTCTAGTTTTAATCAGATCACCTTAAGCTAAGTTTGGAAGATTAACAAGCCAATTTAAATCGACTTCATCACAAATGACAATGGAAAATGAAAACGGTCATCTCTAGTTGCTCTTCAGTAGATTAAAAGCCAATTAAAATCGACTTCATCACAAAAAAACGGTTATATCACCAGTAACACTGACAAGGATTGTGGTTTGAGACAGAAAAAACCAGCTCTAAGTTCTTCAAAGGAGTGGTCTTCTTGTTCAAAAAATTTCTCGCTGTTTTAGGGGCACAAGAAACATAAGGGGTAGCCGGTGTTAAGACCGTCAGCATAGGAACTGATGTTGTTGGAGGAGTTTAAGCCACTGGAATAGCCAGCGTGTCAGGTTTCTTTTTTCATCATCTCCAGCATAGATCAAATTTGAAGGTGTATCCATTGCTGTCTTGTTATAAGGCAATGTGTTTAATGCTCCACTTGGCGTTATTTTCTGATCCTCCACTAAATTAACAATGTTGGCCCTAGAGGACATGGTCAGAAAAATAGGAGGCAAGGGGCTTCCGGATCAAGCTTGACTCATTTTCACGGGCCTTTGCAGCAGCAGTAGAGGGACGCTTCTTTACTAGTTGACCAAAAATCTCTGAGTTTCTCCTACCTACAAAGCTCTGTACAACTTGAAGAATGAAGGATAGAAAGATTCGAAACGGGAAATTTCGAAATGATTAGTGTGTTATGGGCTTATGGCTCTCAAGTAGCAAACTAATGAAGTGTCTTGCTTGCAACTGACCAAACAGTCGGTTCTTCCAGCTGAAAATGCCAGGAACCATTCATCAATTTAACGTTCATACTATGATAATATTCTTGCAGATCCCACTGTCATGCAGGAAGAAAAAATCCAATTTGAATAAAGATTTACCAGAGAACTAAGATGCAAAACCACCGTGTGGCCCGTGTCTTGAAGAGTTGCATCGGTCTAAGACATTGCCCTTTTTGTCTGGATTCACAAGAGGAGATTTTCTTTTCAGCTTTGGAGTTTCGAAGCATTGTTCCACCAAGAGAGAGTTTTCCATTACTCTGCAACTCCCATGGAAGTTCTGGAAGGCTTCCTCCCTCTCTGTAATGGGGACTTGGTTTTGACTGGAAAAGCACTTCCTGCTCTGCAATCAGCTGTGCCCGACTTTTCTTCTGGTCCTATAATGCGTAAATAATTACAATAAGAGGTGTGAGAAAATGTTTCGTAAAAATAACCCTACACCTTTTCCTATAAAGCTAAATAAAATGAGAACCGTAGTCTTTGCCTGATTCTTTCTTGTTCCTTTTCTTGCTTTAGTATATGTGTTTGGATGGGAGGTatagttcatgttttttttttaataaaaaacatgttattttagtttttgaaggTTTGATTTGTAGTTAAAAGATGCtgtatctttgaaaaaaatcatactgATATTGACCAAATGTGTTTTAAATGTACTGCTCAAGCCTAGAAAGAAGTCGTCCCTATGTAACAGAAATGTTTCGTAGAAATAACCCTAACAATAAGCCTCTTCATCTTATCTGCTTATGACCAAATGTGTTTTTTGCCGGGCTCTCTCTTGTTTGAAGTTATTGATGAATTTTGTGCCAGATTCTTTTTGACTATTGAGTAAAAAGGTAATGCCCCTTCGTTGGAAATATGATATACAGGCTTCATGCATCATTGTACAACATGCATCTGTGGTTTGTTTTTGGAGGgtatctttctttccttctttagcTTATTCTTCTTTTAAGCAAAAGAAGGAAAGATCATAAATTTTAGTTGGTTTGCTAAGCCCTTGGAAACTTTTTAATCTTTGTCCATGTTAGCTCCTTACCACATATGATAAACTTGCGATAATTATATAGAGAGCAGGAGTTAAGGCTAAATCTCTCACTCTTATGCCATCTTATTTGTGTTCTTGTAGTGGGtgctgtttttttctctttaatagtAAGCTAGTGGACAGAGAATGGTTTCTTTAGGTATTTATTGCGAGTTAGCTATTTGAGGTTCACAATTAAAGTTTGTGATGCAACAATGAAAATTTGTTCTCCATATATGATACCGCATTTTACCAAACATGAAGAATTTTTCAATCGCGGACAATGCTTTCTGGAAAATTCATAAACTGCGTTGAAATAGTTTTCTACATTCTGTcatttcatatttcttttccaatgcttatatattttgttgattcTGGATCTGGAAATCATGCAGTGTCAGTTTGTCTTGAAACTTTTTAGCTtgttcaattaaaaagaaatagtgGGGTTTTTTTAGCTAAATCTTGCACAGATGATGTTCAAATAGGAATGGCGGTGTATTCACTATTCAGGACACTGATAAGTTGTTCTTGTAGGTGTTCTTTTCCCGCGTGATTTTTATTATACAGCTTGATGGTTCAGATCATGCTACACATGACATCTAAAATGCCTGTCGTTGTGTCTTTCCGGATAGCAATTATCTTTAAGTTGTGCAGGAGTGCTCAATCTGCAATACTGCATCGATTAAATGGATATGAATTAAGAGCATCAAGCTAAGGGCTTGCTGTCTTTTCTCCTCTGAAGAAACTCAAGCTCGTTGCAGATTTTGGGCTAGAATAGCAATGGCTATATGTCCTATGTGAACTATGTATGCTTGGAGGAGTCTTGAACAGTTACTGCAGGTGAGCTCTTAAACCCTTTTGTAAGATTCCTACGACCCGTAACGTAAGGGACTGGTTATGCCACCATTAAATCTTGAAGGCTTCCAAATGCTAAATTCCAATTGTGAcatgtttatttataaaatctccTTTAGCAAATTCTTTACCACAATTTCTTATGGCGAGTTAAAAGGCTTTGCAACTTAAGGGTGTGAACTTGATGTAGAAATTAGAGTCTTAAGGTACATAATTATGTTCTTCGCTGTTCTGTTTATGCCTCTCTTCTTGAAACTAACTGGTCAATCCATGGTCAAAGCGTGGCTTCTCTTATATCTATCTTATCTCCTATGGCTATTCAAGTCTTAAGGGAGTCACgatatttttgaagaaaaacacGTCTCTCGCTGACATGATGGATCAGTATTCAACATTCTACTGGcttgtatcattttttttcttttgaagatACTCTTTTAATGTTATTTGATCATCtaattctttttcattaattgtttgtttgtttcatgAGTGGTTGCTGAGTGCACAGCCTTATAATTTCTGTTCTTGTTACTCCGCCTTCAAAGTTCAACAATGAAGCAATATTGCTTTGAAGGTCAAAGAAGGTATGCACTAAGAAAATACTTATCTTGTACTTTTGCTTAGACAGTATTTGTAACTGTCACCCTAACATTGATTTGCCAGGTTCTAGATTTCTTTCGAAAAGATGGGGAGTACTACCGGAACACTTTATGCTCTACATCTTCCCTAACTTTGGATTTCTGCCTTTTATTCTGGTTCCTGTTCTCCATCCCTATCTTAGAGGTCCAAGATCTATCATGTACAATGAGTTTCTCCTTTTTGTGCTTGTGTAATTACTTGTTCTCGTTATTATCTTTCCCTTCTCCGATTTGTTGGATCTGTGGCTATATATATTGGCATCCCAAGGTTCTTTGGATCCCAAACACACTCGCTAGTCTTTGGGGCATAAAATATAATCACAGTGGATTGTGATTCGATAATGTTTCCTTTTCTTGGCCACAAGTAATGTGAAAGCATGGGTTGTGAGCTAAAGTCAATTCCCCTCGCATACTTGCTCCATTCCCCTGCAATTTACTTTAATTACCATGTGGCTTTATATTGATTATGCTCGGGCCAATATTAGTAAAGATTCTACCTTCCGCATCGTAATTTGTAATCAAGGGTCTATCTGCATGTGGACAATGTGAACTCTGTTCTGGTAATGGGAATCCATCCATTTAAGTTCTAGAATTACTCTGTTTCTTTAGTACGTTCCATGCCTTGTTGCTTTAATGGATTAGCCCACAGCAGATGACTTCGGGATTTTTTCATGCTCTTGTTACGCATCTCATGCTAGCATGCTATGGTGCTTTTTTCAGTTGCCTACATGGTTTATCAGTTTAAGTGGCTCTCTGACACCATCTGCTTTAACCTATgcttatattttgtaatatttgatGCAGGGGATTATGGTTTGAAATTTGGATTGCCTTGAGAAACGTGTGATGGCTTTGGACTTTGGAGTTGTTGCTGGATCATTATGGAAACTCAGGAAGCTAATTCCTGTATGACCCAATGCGGCAGGATGTGCTTTTTAAGTAACCAACATGCTAATGCTAAGGTCCTCTCTGTACATCATGATAGCAGCTGTTGCTTAATAAAGAGCAAAGAGTTAATTATTAACAATGCATGAAAAGAGTCGTGTGAGCTTAGTTAATGGCAGTTAATTCGAATCGTTTCCTTGGGTTTTCGGTGTAGAACGGCTTCAATGGATATATTTCCGAACAAGAGAAGTAGCCATGAGGAACAAGATAATGGGCCTACTCAGAAAGCCACACTGAACCATTAGAGACATGCAAAAGCACCTAGACATGCAAAAGCACCCAATCTCTTCCATTTGGACTTAACCGTGGTTCAACATTAGAGAAGTGGCTGTACCATAGTGTACAAGTATCGAGTCTGAACTGCATCTTCAGGGTGTTATTCAATTTGTTGAAATATGCCAAGGGATTAAATGAATAAACTCCGCTTTGCTGCTCACTTATTGTTATGAATCGTGCTTGTAAACTGATTTTAACCAGTTTGATTTCCTAAAATCTAGATCTTGGGCTTAGAGAAGCGGAGatggagggaaaaaaacaagtaCAATTATACTAGATAGATTgtgaaataaatacaagatgAGCGCACTGGAAAGACAACAGAAGCCAAATTCAACAAGACCTCGAATTTCTAAGGAGAGTTTGGAGGCCTAAATCTAACTCCTGGCAAGCATCTAGACGCAAACGCTCGAGCCAATTCGTGGAGATCCTCATTATCAATTCCATGCTCTGATGGATTGTAGAAACCGGTCGATTCTGCGGATGCTTGTTGCGGCTGTAATTGTAACTGATCAAAGTGCATTGATATGTTAGAATTCGAAGCTAATTTTGAGAACGATGGTACTTCTGAAGATGAACTAAGACTCATTAGGGAGTGGCTTTGAGCACACAGAGGTGGTGGCTGAGGTAAAGGGAGACACTGCAATGTTGAAAGGTGGGCTTGAATGTAGGCCAGCTCTGCTTGCAAATTCATTACCTATAATCACCAGAAAAAGTTCTCATCAGAACCCTGTTACCTTCCAAGTAGCATCCATCGAACTCGTATAAAAAAGGGTAGGATCCAAATTTCAACTTGTAATCCAGGAGCACAATGatattggtttttgtttttcattataagAAGCAAGTGTCGGTGATGAATCTGTATACATAAAAGTCTAGCAGGTTTATTGAATCGGAACATGCATTAAAAAGAAGATGGTTGCctttccatgtatttttttcaaggagTAGGTGAAGAACATAAGCTCCTCTTGGAAGAGCTGCTGCTACCATGGAAAGTAGAAACcggacaaggaaaaaaaaggcaaatgaTTAGAATTCAAAGATCAGCAGCTAACATGGGAATTACGTCAACGTGATTTGTTTGTTAAACTGTTAAGGCTGAATTCCACAagagaaatcaatgaaaaaagtaaaataaaaaataaaaaataaaagagattttttctttttgtaacctaactttttattatactttgttcactaaactttatttctttgttaGTTATGTCAATtcggttttatattttatagtttgCTTTGTTGTGCATATAtgctataataaatattatttttacattacattacatttaagatttctattaaaaaaataattatagagttCTATCTTTTTATACTTCGGTacttgtcttttttaatttacattgcagtcataaaattatttttttttacatttcaatcattgaaaataaaaaaaggagagatAAAGCTACTAAAAAAGAAGAGGATAGATCAGAGAAAACTTTTAATTGATTACATTCTagcaagaaaatttttttttggtgttaatATGTGTCTTGATAAGGAGAGTTCAATTAAGGTAGTTTTGATCTCTATTCATGCTGAAAAAAAAGTAGAATGAAGTTCAAaaaatctagtttaattttaaatttttaggctaattaatgtgttttgactttatatgtttttgaatgtttcaagtttaaaacattgaaaattaggctttgaatattttaaaacttaaaccctgactttcaataattaaaatttgttgCAACATACAACATTTtatatgctttaatttttttttaaaaaaatctaggcATGTATGCCTTGGTTTAACTCGGCTAgcctcccctttttttttctagatttttttatgatatttactTTTCAGATAAGATAAGAGGTATTTAATGGTAATATAACActtaatttatgaataattaattatatatgtctAATTAATAagcataaatttctttttttttgaaaaaaaatctcaagaatattcaataaaagtaaaatatctcaatttttttactgtGATTTTTACAATTTTCTCAAATGAACTATCCCTTTATTTTCACATATAGCAGCATAAAAATTATTAGGGGAAGCTCGCCAGAATAATTATATTCTAAAAACAAATCGAGCACTCCACTAGTTATCTTTTCCAAACATTATAAACTTCTGGACTCTATCTCAAAGTCCTCATAAGTAATCAGAATTAATTAACAAAGGAGTGCTGTTACACCTAATTCAGTACTGAAGCAAGTAGctagatattaattaattgGATATCTACCCAACGAGCCCAGCTAGATGTAAAAATCACAGACACTCCATGAAGGAAATTTTATATCCACTCATTAAAAATGAGAAACCCTAACATAACCCACCGACAAAGGTTTGATCATGAACAAAATGGTCTTGTAGGTATATCCATGTCTGCCCGTGTGACTATATATAAGAACTTTTGGTCTCTAGCTAGCAGATTTGCCATAATGGAGCCAAAACATAGGTTAGGTCCCACTATGATCGATCCTTGCAAGGAAACATTAACCCTCCTTTGTTGATCGTAATTAATAAATATGCATCAAGAATTCAATATTTCGCAGATTACaagtaatattaattatataggACTACCCATCGATCAAAGTCAAAACCAGATATACTTGAGTATTTCTCGAGCTTTGCTTTGTACGCCTTCAGTCAATCCTCTCTCGGAGTTTTACCATTCGCACAGAATCTAAAGCGCAAGTCAGCCTAAATTTCACGCAACTttatttttggttgaaaaacatgattagtttttttacacCCCAAAACATTGATAAATATATTCAGTCAATAAATGCAAGCTAGCTCATTACATCGAGAAACCAAGGGAGAAGTGATGTTTGAAATTAAGAAACTAATTAAAGAGATGTTGGCGAACCCTAGCAATTAAGTATAATCCACAAGAATACTTGACTTCACGTGCTTTGGGACTAGAAAACAAGAAACCCTACGGAAAGTTAAAAGTTAGTAGCAATAATCTGTTCATATTCACGTATGAATATGCCAAATTAACCGGTGATGATTTCACAAACTTGTGAAACGAACAGTAATGTGCAGATCTCGACCGACCAGCTAGATTTAGCTTTAGAGTTCTAGACATGAAAACGAATCGTAATGCCGCCATGAACAATTTACACGACAATCGTGTGAATTAAGTTCAAGAAAACTGGTAATATTAAAGCCTGACAAAAAGTTTGCGCCATGTTGAGAATTCCTTCCGCATAATTATTGAAAGTAATTTGAAGGAAGGAAAAAGTTCTCGAAAATCCCTTTTAGTTAATCATAATATGGAAGCATACAACACAAACCAATTCTACGCGAGAAGATCTTGTCGACCCCAAATTATTTCAGCAGATATATGACACTTGAATCTCTAATGGatatataacaaattaagaaaaaggttaTGTAGTGATAGGCTACAATTAAACTAAACAATATGGGCActcggatatatatatatatatattattactcCCGATTAATTTGTTCTTCCACCACCGTACGTTCTGTGCAAGTTTAGAAGGGAAAGGGGGAAGAAAGCTAAAGATGATCAAAACCCTAACACGACATAAACTTCAAGTATTAAATATTGAAAGGTTTGGCCAATTAATTAtcgtcaagaaaaaaatatttacctgTTGTTGGAGAGTGAAGATGTGGCCAACACAGCCATGAACAGGGTCTCTAACCCTGGTCAAGGCCTCGTAACAAAGAGTAACAACAGCATCCAGACGCTTGTGAGTAGGTATGCGCAAGAGAAGCTTAGAAGCATTGCTAGCTCCAAAGACCTTGTGCACTGCTGCAAAGTGAGCTGTTCCTTGATCAGGATCAAAGTATGGTGCAAAAATGCATCCTTTTACACACTTTCTCCTTAGGAACTTGCAGGCACCACAAGGCCCACTTCCATTATTTGCACTAGCACTCATCATCTTCTCTCTGCAGAAAGACCCCCTTCCTTGGGTTTCAGCTTCACTCTTTGTGGGGTCTATTGAGACAGGAGATAGAGAGAGATATGAAACGAAGGCATGAATGGGTATTTATTTACTCCATCAGAGACGAGAAAGGTCTGTTTGTCTTAATTTTAccactaaatttgtttttttaaattattaaaaaatttattacgTTTCGATATTGATTACATAAGACTGCAAATGAGTTTACTTTCCACTTTATATTTCATGTtcgaattgaataaaaaactgtatttttttcctGATACATCAATATTTAGATGTAGATAAATGACCAGCTTGATTTAAACCTAATATTCccattgaagaaaaacaaataaaaggctttcataagaatttaaaatgcaaattgagaaaaaattatattaatgtgTGAGAATTGATAGAGGATTTATATCTGCtttctttaaaacaaattaactaattaattaaaaaatgcaaagagattaaattttagaaaagtgaATGTACTTTTTGTTCAAACTTTAAAGCCACGGCAACCATAGAGGAAGCAGGCGGGGGCGAGCAAGATTGCGTGAAGCAAACATACATGCGGCGAATGACAGTATATCAACATCCAACCGCCGCAGTAGTGGCCACGTGCGAGACCCCACGTGGGACAAACATCCTATCTCCTCCTTTCCCATCAAATTATTtatctctccctccctctctcgtCACTTCAATGATTTCTTTAGAGACAGAGACAGTGAAAGATATGAGAGATTAGGCTTCCGGTTTTCTTCACAGCTTTTACTTCTGTTCCTTTTCACCCCATCATAATCATCATCAGCATCATCATCTACCTACCATAAAAGCTGTGACTGTAGATAGAGTTTTGAAATACAGAAAATCATGTTATGTAGGTAAAATGATTAGTATCAAAGCTTTATTACAACTTTTAGATATAGAACACAAGCAAGAGCAAAGAAATCAGCAGCAATTCTGATAGGAGAGATATCAGCACACTGTAACTTGCTTCTATTTGCGTATAGATGCAAATCTGCGAGCAGTTTTACAATTTTTTCCTAACGTTGGTACAAGTTACTCCACTCTGAGAATGATGAATGAATGAATTAAAGAATGATGGTCTATATTCTGAAGAGTGTAAACAATCATTCAGTCAACTTGGAGCCCAGCATTATTGGTTTTCAAGAATGATAATAATATCTACTCCAGTCATAGCTAGCTAGTAGCGtcacttttaatatttacaGGTACAGTGGTTTAATTCACTAGTTGTGTGGTagctagcatatatatatatatatatatatatatgcacttcAATTTcctgtatgaaaaaaaatatcccgTGACTCTCTCCTTGAAGTGCATGCGAAATGGTGCCAATTCTATATCTTGAtggaaaatagttattttac
Protein-coding sequences here:
- the LOC133690522 gene encoding LOB domain-containing protein 19-like, with the translated sequence MMSASANNGSGPCGACKFLRRKCVKGCIFAPYFDPDQGTAHFAAVHKVFGASNASKLLLRIPTHKRLDAVVTLCYEALTRVRDPVHGCVGHIFTLQQQVMNLQAELAYIQAHLSTLQCLPLPQPPPLCAQSHSLMSLSSSSEVPSFSKLASNSNISMHFDQLQLQPQQASAESTGFYNPSEHGIDNEDLHELARAFASRCLPGVRFRPPNSP